The sequence below is a genomic window from Leisingera sp. M658.
GGCCGAAGCCGAAGCCGCCGGAAAAGGCGCGGTGTCGCTTGATGGCCGCCTGATTGACTATGCTTCGATCCGTCAGGCAGAAGTGCTGGTGGAAAAAGCCAAGCAGATCGCCGGCAACTAAACCGCCGTTCTGTTTCAAGATCTTACGCCGCCCCGGTTTTGGCCGGGGCGGCTAAGCGCCGCTATGCCAGGGAGATGCAGATGACCGGATTGCTGACCACCGCCAAGGCCCTGTTTCAGGCCGCCGTAGACCGGGCCAACCCGGCACAAGCCCTGCGTGCCCAGCTGGCGTCTACGCCATTAGCTCCGCTGCCAGAAGGCGGCAGCAACGTGCTGCTGGCAGTGGGCAAAGCCGCCGTCCCGATGATGCGCGAAGCGCTGAAGCTGATCCCCGGCACCGCCCAAGCCCTGGCCATCACAAACCCCGAAAATTACACCGAAATTCCTGGCGCCACAGTGATCTGCGGCGCCCATCCGGTACCGGATGAAAACAGCGCCGCCGCAGGTCAGGCTGCCATAGAAATGGCTCACTCCCTGGGCTCCGATGACCGGCTGATTGCGCTGATCTCCGGCGGCGGCTCCGCGCTGATGGTGGCCCCCGCCCCCGGCCTCTCGCTGGCCGACAAGTCGGCAGTGAACAAACTGCTGCTCGCCTCCGGGCTGGAAATCAACGAGATGAACCTGATCCGTCAACAGTTGTCGGACACCAAGGGCGGCGGCCTGCTGCGTCATGCCGCACCAGCCCAAGTGCAGGCCTTCATCCTGTCGGACGTAATCGGCGACGACCTGCGTGCCATTGCCTCCGGCCCAACCGTGGCCCCCATCGGCACACGCGCTCAGGCGCGGGAAATCATGCAGCGGGCGGAACTCTGGGACAGCGCGCCTGAAGCGGTCAGAAACCACCTCAGTGCCGCTGAGGGGGCCAAGGACGCCCCGCCTCCGGCCACCAACACCCTGATCGGCTCCAACCGCCACAGCCTCAAGGCGATAATGGCGGCAGCCGCTGAAGACTGGAACCCCAAGCTGGTCTCGCACCGGCTGGTTGGCGATGTGTCAATGGCCGCTGAAACGGTCGTTGCGGCTGCGGAGGCCGCCCCCGAGGACAAACCTGCCGCATTGATCTTCGGCGGCGAAACCACTGTTCAGCTCCGCGGCAAAGGCCTTGGCGGGCGCAACCAGGAATTGGCCCTGCGCGTCGCCAAACTGGGTGCTGACCGGCTGAATGGCGATTGGCTGTTCCTCTCCGGCGGCACTGACGGGCGTGATGGCCCTACAGACGCAGCTGGCGGCATCGCCACCCCCGCCACCTGGGCCGCAATCAAGGCTGCCGGTCATGACCCGGACGCTCTGCTTGCCGACAATGACAGCTTTGCCGCTCTCAAGGCTGCGGACGCATTGCTGATCACCGGCGGCACCGGCACTAATGTGGCCGATGTGCAAATCTTCCTTAGACGGCCGGATTGATCAAGCAGCCAGCCATTCACCTTTGCAAAATACTCCCGCCGGAGGCTCCCGAAAGTGCAACACGCGCTGCGCTCAAGCTGACGCGCGCGCCTCGCCCCACTCGGCAAGGTCATTGACCAGCATCAGCGCCACGCGCCGGAACACCTGGCGCAGCCGCTCTACATGCGGCCCTTCCAAGGACAGGTCCGCCAGCGCCTGATCCATGCACTGGAGCCAGTTCTCGGCGTCCTTTTCAGTGATGGGCACATGGGCGTGCATCAGTTTCACGTCCATGTGGCCGTGTTTTTCTTCGTAATACCGGCGGCCGCCCATGAAACCAGACAGAAAATTAAACTGCTCCATCCGGGCATGGTCCATCCCATGCCCGCGCTTGTGCAGCTTGACGATCCGGGCGCCGGTTTCCGTTTCCTCGACAATATCGTAGAACCGCTCGACCAGCGCGCGGATCACCTCTTCGCCGCCGATCTGGTCAATCAACTTCTGAACCATGTAACCTCCGTGCACCGAACCGGCCGGCCTCAGGATTGAGGCCGGGTTTTCTTGGGGTCGTAATGGGCAAAGGGTACGATCTTGGCGGGCAGGCGTTTTTGATGTCCATCAAGTTTACCGATTTCCACCTCTGTTCCCACCTCTGAACAGGATACGTCCACCCGCGCCAGCGCGATGTTCTTGCCCAGCAGCGGCGACCGCATTGCAGAGGTCACCTCGCCAATTTGCGCGCGGCCAATGCGGACACAGTCGCCATGCGCCACGTCAATTGCCGAATCGATATCCAGCCCCACCAGCTTGCACGCTGGCGTGGTCTTGCGCCGGATCAGCGCGTCCCGGCCGATAAAATCATCCTCTTTCGATTTCAGCGGCACGGTAAAGCCGATGCCCGCCTCAAACGGGTCGGTCTGATCGCTGAAGTCATAACCCGCGAAAATCAGCCCGGCCTCGATCCGCACCATATCCAGCGCCTCCAGCCCCATCGGGCGGATGCCGTGGTCCTGTCCGGCATCCCAAACCGCGTCGAAGACATCGCTGGCGTGTTTCGGATGACAGAAGATTTCATAGCCCAGTTCGCCCGTGTAGCCAGTCCGCGAGACCACAACCGGGACACCATGCTCACCGCCGATGCGAGCGGGGGTGAAACGGAACCAGCCCAGTTCTTCCAGCGTCGGGTTATGCGGCATTGTCCAGATGATCTTCTTCAGCAAGTCCCGGCTCTCGGGGCCTTGCACGGCGATATTATGCTGCATGTCGGTGGATGAGCGGATCAGAACGTTCAGTCCCAGCTTCTCTGCCTGTTCGCGGATCCACTCTCCGCCATAGTCCGAGCCGCCGATCCAGCGGAAATTATCCTTGCCTAGACGGAACACGGTTCCGTCGTCGATCATGCCGCCATGCGGGTAGCACATCGCGGTATAGACCACCTGTCCTACTGCCAGTTTCTTGATGTTGCGGGTAAAGATATACTGGCACAGCGCCTCTGCATCCGGCCCGTGGATCTCAAACTTGCGTAAGGGCGTCAGATCCAGCAGCACACATTTCTCGCGGCAGGCCCAGTATTCCTCCAGCGGTCCGGATTCAGCATAGCAATTGGCCAGCCAATAGCCGTTATACTCAATGAAATTGCGGGTCTTTTTGCTGAGGCGGTCGTGGAAACCGGTTTCCTTGGTCATCTTGGGCTCCGATTCAGGGGTCGCGCGGAACGCAATCGCCCGCTTGAAGGTCTCTTGGCCGCTGTATGTGCGGACGTGAATATCGGTGGGGTTCCAGCCATTGGCGGCACTGGTGTCATCCGGGCAGGCCGAGGAGACACAGATCAGATCGGTCAGCGCCTTGAGCAGCACATAGTCGCCGGGCCGGGTCCAGGGCTCGTCAGCATGCATCACACCGTGCTCATCCAGGCCGGTGTTGAAGAAGAAGTTGATCGCCATCCAGCCCGCGCGCGGCGTCACCCCGTGCTGGGCCAGAACCCCGTTAAAATTGTCAGAACAGTTCGCATGGCCGGGATAGCCGATGTCGTCATAGTATTTCGCCGCACAAGCCAGGGCAAAGGCATCGTGACGGCCAACCGTATCCTGCACCACTTCGACGAGCGGCAGCATCTCCTGATCGTAATACTTCGCGTGCAGGCCTGGCATCGGATAGGCATGGCCCATCAGCGTCCGGGTTGTGGTCACATCCAGCGCATGCTCGATCCCCTTGTCCAGCTTGCGGGCCGCAAAACACTGAAAATCAGTACATTGGCGCCCATCAACATCAAGCACCTGGATGTAGTCGCCAGCCTTCACAAAATAGGCTTCGGCTGTCGCGCTTTTCACCCGCAGGTCCAGCACCGGATCAGCCAGCGGATCGGGCAGTTCAAACCGCGCCACTTGCTTGATCACCGCCCGCTTGACCATGGCTGTCAGCGGCGTTGCCGTATCCTGCTGTTCAAAGTCCATGATGCCGCCCGGTGCGGCGATGATCACTACACCGTCTCGCTGCGCGGTAAAGCTCTCCCCGGTCTTTGCAGGCGTCGCCGCATCAAACAGCCGCACCGCACCGCCCTGCGCCAAGTCGATACCGCGTGTTTCCATCCCCAGACGCAAGCCGCGCAAGGACTGGTCCGAGGAGGTCAGCAGCGCCTTCAAACCTCTGGCATCACTGTTGGCTGCCGCGCCGATGATGCCCGCATCAATGCGCCCTTTGTCGTCAGCCGCGACGATCTCGCAAGGCTGGCCGCCCTCGTCATTGGTCACCGTCACCGTATCGCCGGTTTCCACCCGGATCAGGATCGCACCGCAACCTTCGACGACGTAACGCTCGGTCCCCTTGGGCAGCGAAAACACCGACGGCTGATACAGTCCGGACGGCTTGGGCGGCCCTTTGACAACTTCAGGGAAGCTCATGTCATTCATCGCGCATCTCCTGTTGGACACCGGCCAAAAATTGCACAGCCGGAATATTTATTTATTGAAAAGAATATTCCGTTCCCCCACTCTAATCAACAAACATGTTGATTTTCTGCAGTAAAATGGCAGATGCCCGGGATGCGTCATTTTCCTGGGGGTGAATGCCGCAAACAAAAGGATAAGCCCGATGCACTCGTTGCTTCTTGGCCTGGCCGCGGCCCTTGCCTGGGGGCTTCATGATTTTTGCGTGCGCTTTGTATCGCAAAGAACCGGTATCCTGCCAGCCATGCTGACCGTGTTTTTGACCGGAGCGATTCTAATTGCGGCAGCGGCTTGGACCTTAGGGGACTGGCAGGAACTGACCCCGTCCGCAGCCCGGCTGGCCGGCCTTTCTGGCGCCATCTATGCTCTTGGGTCTTACGCGCTCTACCGTGCCTTTGCATTGGGGCCGGTTAAGCTGGTGGCCCCGTTGATCGGTGCTTACCCCGTATTGTCACTTGCCATGGCCATGCTGCAGGGCCAGCCGGTCGGCCCCGGCCACTGGGCTGCGATCGCCGCGGTGGTTGGCGGCGTCGGCTGCATTGCCGTCTTCTCAACCGAAGACGACGGCAGCCCGGTCAACCTGCGGGCCGCGGCCTGGGGCCTTGCGGGGGCCATCGGGTTTGCCCTGACCTTTGCGATCGGCCAAGCCGCCACCCAAGCCGGCGCCGAATTGCCGGTGCTCATCGTGACCCGCTTGGCTGCCATACTGATCGTTCTGGGGCTTGCACTTATTGCCCGGATGGTTCAGCTGCCCTGCCGCAAAATACTGCCTCTGCTCTGCCTGATGGGTGCGTTGGATGCCTTTGCACTTGGCTTGGTGATCTACTCCGGCTCCTTGCCCCGGCCGGAATTCGCCTCAGTCAGCGCCTCGCTTTTCGGGTTGGTCACCGTAGTGCTCGCCTGGCTTTTGCTTCGCGAAAGCATGAACCGCGCACAGTGGATCAGCGTCGCCGTCACATTTGGCGGGATCGCCGGCCTGGGTTTTTAACGCCCGGCGCTTTTTCATCTTTTCAAAAATACTCCCGCCGGAGGCGTCCGGCGGGAGCAGGTGATCTCAGTCCGTGCTGTTGTGCGGCGCGCCTCAGGCGGTCAGGCCTTCGGGCTCTTTCAGACCGTTGGCGCGGCAGCAGGCGGTGACGGTGTTCGCGAGCAGGCAGGCAATCGTCATCGGACCGACGCCGCCCGGAACCGGGGTGATGGCGCCGGCACGCTCGGACGCAGAAGCGAAGTCGACGTCGCCGACCAGCTTCATCTTGCCTTCCCCTTTTTCGGGCGCATCAATCCGGTTGATGCCCACGTCAATCACGGTGGCGCCTTCCTTGATCCAGTCGCCCGGCACCATTTCCGGGCGGCCCACGGCGGCCACAACGATGTCGGCGCGCCGCACCACCTCGGGCAGGTCCTTGGTGCGCGAATGCGCGATGGTCACGGTGCAGCTGTCGCCCAAGAGAAGCTGCGCCATCGGCTTGCCGACGATGTTGGAGCGGCCAATGACAACCGCATCCATGCCCGACAGCGAGCCGTGGTGCTCGCGCAGCATCATCAGGCAGCCCAAGGGCGTGCAGGGCACCATCGATTTCTGGCCGGTGCCCAGAAGGCCGACGTTGGAGATGTGGAACCCGTCGACGTCCTTTTCCGGCGCGATCGAGTTGATCACCAGGTCTTCGTTCATGTGCTTGGGCAGCGGCAGCTGCACCAGGATGCCATGCACCGAAGCGTCGTTGTTCAGCTGCTCGACCACGGCCAGCAGGTCCGCTTCCGAGGTGTCCGCATCCAGCTTGTGCTCATAGGAGTTCATGCCGGCCTCAACGGTCTGCTTGCCCTTGGAGCGCACATAGACCTGGCTTGCCGGGTCTTCGCCGACCAGTACCACGGCGAGACCGGGGGTGATGCCGTTTTCCTCTTTCAGCCGCGCCACATGCTCGGCCACCTGGCCGCGCACCTTGGCCGCAAAGGCCTTGCCGTCAATCAGAGTTGCTGCCATTTGATCTCTTCCTCTTTGCCGCAGGCGCGGGCCTCCGCCCGGATGCCTGCCCTATTCCTCTTTAGCGGTCGCGATGCCCGAGCCGCAGGTGCCCTGCTCAGCATCACTCCTCACGGATCACCCGCGCCTCGCGGGCAATCGACCACTCCACCAGCTGCCGCCACAGGCGCTCAGCCAGATCGGGGTCCAGCCCCTGGGCCTCAGCCGCGGCGCGGGCATTCAGCACCACTTCTTCAACCCGCTCCGGGATCCGCGCCGGCCAGCCGTTTGCCTGCTTCAGCGCGATCGCCCGGTCGATGTATCCAGCCCGCACGGCCAGCAGCGCCACCAGCTCCCGGTCCAGATGGTCGATCTGAAGCCGGAGGCTGGCCATATCGCTGCAGGCATCTGGCGGGGTGCGTGTGCTCATGTCTTAAAACTCTCACGGCCCGGGATGGGTCCCGGGCCGTGAGTGCCGCATATCGCCGTTTAGAACAAGCCTTCGATCTGGCCGTCGTCATTCAGGCGGATGGTTTCCGAGGCCGGTTTGCGCGGCAGGCCCGGCATCGTCATGATCTCGCCGCAGACCGCCACGATGAAGCCGGCACCGGCCGACAGGCGGACTTCACGCACCGGCACCGAATGGCCGGTGGGCGCACCGCGCAACGACGGGTCGGTCGAGAAGGAATACTGGGTCTTCGCCATGCAGACCGGCAGATTGCCGTAGCCTGCGTCTTCCCATTCCTTCAGCTGGTTGCGGATCTTGTTGTCGGCCAGCACCTCGTCGGCGCGGTAGATGCGCTTGGCGATGGTGTCGATCTTGTCGAACAGCGACATCTCGTCCGGGTAGATCGGCGCAAAGTTGGCCTGACCCGCATCGACGATCTCAACCACTTTCTCGGCCAGCGGCGCGGAGCCTTCCGAGCCCAGCTCCCAGTGGCGCGACAGCACCGCCTCGACGCCATGGGTGGCGGCGTAGGCTTTGACGGCGTCGACTTCGGCATCGGTGTCGGTGACAAAGTGGTTGATCGCGACGACAACCGGCACACCAAAGGATTTGATGTTCTCGATGTGGCGGCCGAGGTTGGCGCAGCCGTTGTTCACAGCCTCGACGTTCTCAGCACCCAGGTCAGCCTTGGCGACGCCGCCGTTCATCTTCATCGCGCGCACGGTGGCAACCAGCACAACCGCGGACGGTGCGATGCCTGCCTTGCGGCATTTGATGTTCATGAACTTCTCGGCACCCAGATCAGCACCAAAGCCTGCCTCGGTCACCACATAGTCGGCGACTTTCAGCGCGGTCTTGGTGGCAATAACCGAGTTGCAGCCGTGGGCGATATTGGCAAACGGGCCGCCGTGCACAAACGCCGGGTTGTTTTCCAGGGTCTGCACCAGATTCGGCTGCATCGCGTCCTTCAGCAGCACGGTCATCGCGCCTTCGGCCTTGATGTCGCGGCAGTAGACCGGGGTCTTGTCGCGGCGGTAGGCCACGATGATGTCGCCCAGGCGCTTTTCCAGGTCCTTCAGATCATTCGCGAGGCACAGGATCGCCATCACTTCGGAGGCCACGGTGATGTCAAAACCGGCTTCGCGCGGGAAGCCGTTGGAGACGCCGCCCAGGGACGCGGTGATGGTGCGCAGGGCGCGGTCGTTCATGTCCACAACCCGGCGCCAGGCGACGCGGCGGGTGTCGATGTCGCATTCATTGCCCCAGTAGATGTGGTTGTCGATCATCGCCGACAGCAGCGAGTGCGCCGAGGTGATGGCGTGGAAGTCGCCGGTGAAGTGGAGGTTCATTTCCTCCATCGGCACCACTTGCGCGTAACCGCCGCCTGCAGCGCCGCCCTTCATGCCGAAGTTCGGACCCAAGGACGCCTCGCGGATACAGATCATCGCGTTCTTGCCGATCCGGTTCAGCCCGTCGCCCAGACCCACGGTGGTGGTGGTCTTGCCTTCGCCCGCCGGTGTCGGGTTGATCGCGGTCACCAGGATCAGCTTGCCGTCTTCCTTGGACTGAACCGAGTTGATGAACGACTGGGACACCTTTGCCTTGTCGTGGCCGTAGGGCAGCAGATCGCCGCTGGAAATCCCGATCTTCGCACCAATCTCCTGGATCGGCTTCTTCTGCGCTTCACGCGCAATCTCGATGTCACTCTTGTAGCTCATGGCTCTCTCCCTTTTGCCGTCTCGTCTGGCTGAAACCCCGTGGCACGTGCCCTGGCGAGATGCTCTATATTCCTATTAATTAAATTATTTTCCTGAACGTCAACACATTCCTGACTACATTCGCCTGAAAAACAGGGCCTTTTCAGCGCATCGGGCGCCGATCGGAAACAGGCGGAATTTCACCCGGGGTGAAGACGGCGCATATGCGGCAAGTGCTGCCGCAAACAAAAAGGGCCCGGGCAATGCCCGGGCCGTGCAGGGTCCGGCCCGAAGGCCAGACGGGGGAATCACTGCCGGGTCAGATATCCAGCGTGTTGTCCTTTTCCCAGCGGGAGAAGTGGTTCACGAAGGAGTTCCACTCCTGCTGCTTCATCTTCAGATAGGCTGCCGAGAACTCCTCGCCCATCATCGCTTTCAGGCCGTCGTCCTTGTCGTAGAACCGCAGTGCATCCAGCATGTTGAGCGGCAGTTTCGGCGCGTCGGTGATGGTGTGGCCTTCGGCGTACATGTCGATGTCATGGCGCGGGCCGGGATCGGCCTTGGCCCGAATGCCTGAGAGGCCGGCGGCAATGATCACCGCCTGCAGCAGGTAGGGGTTCACCGCGCCATCGGGCAGGCGCAGCTCAAACCGGCCGGGACCGGGCACACGCACCATGTGGGTCCGGTTGTTGCCGGTCCAGGTGACAGTGTTCGGCGCCCAGGTGGCACCCGACATGGTACGCGGCGCGTTGATGCGCTTGTAGGAGTTCACCGTCGGATTGGTGATCGCCGCCAGCGCCGAGGCGTGCTTCATGATGCCGCCCAGGAACCAGCCGCCCTGTTCGGACAGACCCAGTTCCGCAATATCGCCAGCGCCCTTGTCAGCGGCAAAGACATTGGTGCGCGAATCCGCGCCCGGCGCGTCCCAGACCGAGATATGCGCATGACAGCCGTTGCCGGTAAGGCCTTCAACGGGCTTCGGCATGAACGTCGCGCGGAAGCCGTGCTTTTCCGCCACCGATTTTGCCATGAACTTGAAGAAGCTGTGCTTGTCAGCGGTCGCCAGGGCATCATCGAAATCCCAGTTCATTTCCCACTGGCCGTTGGCGTCCTCATGGTCGTTCTGATAGGCGCCCCAGCCCAGTTCCAGCATGTAATCGCTGATTTCGCGGATCACGTCCAATCGGCGCATCATCGCCTGCTGGTCATAGCAGGGTTTTTCGGCATTATCGAAGGGGTCCGAGATTTCCTCGCCGTCGGGGGTCAGCAGGAAAAACTCGGCCTCGATGCCGGTTTTCACATGCAGGCCTTCATCCGCGGCTTCCTTGATCAGGCGGCGCAGCACGTTGCGCGGCGCCTGGGCGACGTCTTCGCCCTCCATCACGCAATTGCCTGGAACCCAGGCGATTTCCTTGTTCCAAGGCAGCTGGATCACCGCGTCGGGATCCGGCACTGCCAGCATGTCGGGATGCGCCGGTGTCAGGTCAAGCCAAGTGGCAAAACCAGCAAATCCCGCGCCGTCTTCCTGCATATCCGCGATCGCCCGTGCCGGCACCAGTTTGGCGCGCTGGCCACCGAACAAGTCGGTGAAGGAGATCATGAAATACTTAACGCCTTTTTCTTTTGCGAAAGCAGCCAGATCTGTTGTCATGGTCCCACTCCCTTTCCCTGTTGAACGTATTTTGAAAAAGGCGCGGCCATTGCCCGGCCGCGCCTGCCAATCATCAGAACCCTGCTTTGCCAGGGTACCAGTCGGTACCGGCCAGCGGCACACGCGCCATGGCGGCGGCCTCCATTGTCAGGGCGCACAGATCCTCGGGCTCGAGGTTGTGCAAATGGTTGTGGCCGCAAGCCCGCGCAATGGTCTGCGCTTCCAGCGTCATTACCTTAAGATAGTTGCGCAGACGGCGGCCGGCTTCAACCGGGTCAACGCGCTTCATCAGTTCGGGATCCTGAGTGGTGATACCCGCCGGGTCCATACCTTCGTGCCAGTCATCATAGGCGCCGGTGGTGGTGCCCAGCTTCTGGTATTCGCTTTCCCATTTCGGATCATTGTCGCCCAATGCGATCAGCGCTGCAGTGCCGATGGCCACCGCGTCAGCGCCCAGCGCCATCGCCTTGGCCACATCTGCGCCGGAGCGGATGCCACCGGAGACGACCAGCTGCACTTCGCGGTGCACACCCAGATCCTGCAGCGCCTGTACGGCCGGGCGGATACAGGCCAGCGTCGGCAGGCCGACATGTTCGATAAAGACGTC
It includes:
- a CDS encoding glycerate kinase; translation: MTGLLTTAKALFQAAVDRANPAQALRAQLASTPLAPLPEGGSNVLLAVGKAAVPMMREALKLIPGTAQALAITNPENYTEIPGATVICGAHPVPDENSAAAGQAAIEMAHSLGSDDRLIALISGGGSALMVAPAPGLSLADKSAVNKLLLASGLEINEMNLIRQQLSDTKGGGLLRHAAPAQVQAFILSDVIGDDLRAIASGPTVAPIGTRAQAREIMQRAELWDSAPEAVRNHLSAAEGAKDAPPPATNTLIGSNRHSLKAIMAAAAEDWNPKLVSHRLVGDVSMAAETVVAAAEAAPEDKPAALIFGGETTVQLRGKGLGGRNQELALRVAKLGADRLNGDWLFLSGGTDGRDGPTDAAGGIATPATWAAIKAAGHDPDALLADNDSFAALKAADALLITGGTGTNVADVQIFLRRPD
- a CDS encoding group II truncated hemoglobin, which produces MVQKLIDQIGGEEVIRALVERFYDIVEETETGARIVKLHKRGHGMDHARMEQFNFLSGFMGGRRYYEEKHGHMDVKLMHAHVPITEKDAENWLQCMDQALADLSLEGPHVERLRQVFRRVALMLVNDLAEWGEARASA
- the tdm gene encoding trimethylamine-oxide aldolase Tdm yields the protein MNDMSFPEVVKGPPKPSGLYQPSVFSLPKGTERYVVEGCGAILIRVETGDTVTVTNDEGGQPCEIVAADDKGRIDAGIIGAAANSDARGLKALLTSSDQSLRGLRLGMETRGIDLAQGGAVRLFDAATPAKTGESFTAQRDGVVIIAAPGGIMDFEQQDTATPLTAMVKRAVIKQVARFELPDPLADPVLDLRVKSATAEAYFVKAGDYIQVLDVDGRQCTDFQCFAARKLDKGIEHALDVTTTRTLMGHAYPMPGLHAKYYDQEMLPLVEVVQDTVGRHDAFALACAAKYYDDIGYPGHANCSDNFNGVLAQHGVTPRAGWMAINFFFNTGLDEHGVMHADEPWTRPGDYVLLKALTDLICVSSACPDDTSAANGWNPTDIHVRTYSGQETFKRAIAFRATPESEPKMTKETGFHDRLSKKTRNFIEYNGYWLANCYAESGPLEEYWACREKCVLLDLTPLRKFEIHGPDAEALCQYIFTRNIKKLAVGQVVYTAMCYPHGGMIDDGTVFRLGKDNFRWIGGSDYGGEWIREQAEKLGLNVLIRSSTDMQHNIAVQGPESRDLLKKIIWTMPHNPTLEELGWFRFTPARIGGEHGVPVVVSRTGYTGELGYEIFCHPKHASDVFDAVWDAGQDHGIRPMGLEALDMVRIEAGLIFAGYDFSDQTDPFEAGIGFTVPLKSKEDDFIGRDALIRRKTTPACKLVGLDIDSAIDVAHGDCVRIGRAQIGEVTSAMRSPLLGKNIALARVDVSCSEVGTEVEIGKLDGHQKRLPAKIVPFAHYDPKKTRPQS
- a CDS encoding DMT family transporter, which produces MHSLLLGLAAALAWGLHDFCVRFVSQRTGILPAMLTVFLTGAILIAAAAWTLGDWQELTPSAARLAGLSGAIYALGSYALYRAFALGPVKLVAPLIGAYPVLSLAMAMLQGQPVGPGHWAAIAAVVGGVGCIAVFSTEDDGSPVNLRAAAWGLAGAIGFALTFAIGQAATQAGAELPVLIVTRLAAILIVLGLALIARMVQLPCRKILPLLCLMGALDAFALGLVIYSGSLPRPEFASVSASLFGLVTVVLAWLLLRESMNRAQWISVAVTFGGIAGLGF
- the folD gene encoding bifunctional methylenetetrahydrofolate dehydrogenase/methenyltetrahydrofolate cyclohydrolase FolD, which translates into the protein MAATLIDGKAFAAKVRGQVAEHVARLKEENGITPGLAVVLVGEDPASQVYVRSKGKQTVEAGMNSYEHKLDADTSEADLLAVVEQLNNDASVHGILVQLPLPKHMNEDLVINSIAPEKDVDGFHISNVGLLGTGQKSMVPCTPLGCLMMLREHHGSLSGMDAVVIGRSNIVGKPMAQLLLGDSCTVTIAHSRTKDLPEVVRRADIVVAAVGRPEMVPGDWIKEGATVIDVGINRIDAPEKGEGKMKLVGDVDFASASERAGAITPVPGGVGPMTIACLLANTVTACCRANGLKEPEGLTA
- a CDS encoding chorismate mutase; this translates as MSTRTPPDACSDMASLRLQIDHLDRELVALLAVRAGYIDRAIALKQANGWPARIPERVEEVVLNARAAAEAQGLDPDLAERLWRQLVEWSIAREARVIREE
- a CDS encoding formate--tetrahydrofolate ligase, whose product is MSYKSDIEIAREAQKKPIQEIGAKIGISSGDLLPYGHDKAKVSQSFINSVQSKEDGKLILVTAINPTPAGEGKTTTTVGLGDGLNRIGKNAMICIREASLGPNFGMKGGAAGGGYAQVVPMEEMNLHFTGDFHAITSAHSLLSAMIDNHIYWGNECDIDTRRVAWRRVVDMNDRALRTITASLGGVSNGFPREAGFDITVASEVMAILCLANDLKDLEKRLGDIIVAYRRDKTPVYCRDIKAEGAMTVLLKDAMQPNLVQTLENNPAFVHGGPFANIAHGCNSVIATKTALKVADYVVTEAGFGADLGAEKFMNIKCRKAGIAPSAVVLVATVRAMKMNGGVAKADLGAENVEAVNNGCANLGRHIENIKSFGVPVVVAINHFVTDTDAEVDAVKAYAATHGVEAVLSRHWELGSEGSAPLAEKVVEIVDAGQANFAPIYPDEMSLFDKIDTIAKRIYRADEVLADNKIRNQLKEWEDAGYGNLPVCMAKTQYSFSTDPSLRGAPTGHSVPVREVRLSAGAGFIVAVCGEIMTMPGLPRKPASETIRLNDDGQIEGLF
- the glnT gene encoding type III glutamate--ammonia ligase, giving the protein MTTDLAAFAKEKGVKYFMISFTDLFGGQRAKLVPARAIADMQEDGAGFAGFATWLDLTPAHPDMLAVPDPDAVIQLPWNKEIAWVPGNCVMEGEDVAQAPRNVLRRLIKEAADEGLHVKTGIEAEFFLLTPDGEEISDPFDNAEKPCYDQQAMMRRLDVIREISDYMLELGWGAYQNDHEDANGQWEMNWDFDDALATADKHSFFKFMAKSVAEKHGFRATFMPKPVEGLTGNGCHAHISVWDAPGADSRTNVFAADKGAGDIAELGLSEQGGWFLGGIMKHASALAAITNPTVNSYKRINAPRTMSGATWAPNTVTWTGNNRTHMVRVPGPGRFELRLPDGAVNPYLLQAVIIAAGLSGIRAKADPGPRHDIDMYAEGHTITDAPKLPLNMLDALRFYDKDDGLKAMMGEEFSAAYLKMKQQEWNSFVNHFSRWEKDNTLDI